The following proteins come from a genomic window of Ilumatobacter coccineus YM16-304:
- the rsfS gene encoding ribosome silencing factor, which produces MNDALGDPVTAPDDDGRALAILAARKADDRQASDIVVLDVGDVLSITGYFVIASAPNGRLVRNVADEIELTIKEQLGRPPVRVEGLRESQWTLIDYGDVVVHVFRDDMREFYEIERLYGDVPRVSWNA; this is translated from the coding sequence ATGAATGACGCGCTTGGTGATCCGGTGACCGCCCCCGACGACGACGGGCGTGCACTGGCGATCCTCGCCGCACGCAAGGCCGACGATCGGCAGGCGTCCGACATCGTCGTGCTCGACGTGGGCGACGTGCTCTCGATCACCGGGTATTTCGTCATCGCCAGCGCCCCGAACGGGCGGCTGGTGCGCAACGTCGCCGACGAGATCGAGCTCACGATCAAAGAACAGCTCGGCCGTCCGCCGGTGCGAGTCGAGGGCCTGCGTGAGTCGCAGTGGACGCTCATCGACTACGGCGACGTGGTCGTACACGTGTTCCGTGACGACATGCGGGAGTTCTACGAGATCGAGCGGTTGTACGGCGACGTCCCCCGCGTCTCGTGGAACGCGTGA